A genome region from Pseudomonas sp. S06B 330 includes the following:
- the gltS gene encoding sodium/glutamate symporter, with the protein MTSQIFTVHGLVSFTLAILLLFLGKTLVQHNALLRQYCIPESVVGGFVCAAVTSLLYFGLNIQIEFDLQVRDTLLLYFFAGIGLKSDMRQLLKGGRPLLILLLLASAFIVLQNVLGMGMAEAFGLDPKAGLMVGSISLTGGVGTTLAWAPLFVEKLGITNAHELGIASNTVGLIAACVIGGPIANQLIQRYRLTPSREGELEIGILEHQRNKAVDYYDVLWAWMWLNLTLMLGYGLNLLLVDAGITLPKFVSCLFAGIVIHHIVLAVLGDKRLKSWSGASLGLALISDICLGMFLTMALMGLQLWQLSGALLFILCTLTLQVLLTVVYTYFVVFRFMGRNYEASVIASGFGGITLGSTATAIVNMTTVTQKYGAAHQAFLIVPLVCGFFIDLVNAIIIGMFSGI; encoded by the coding sequence ATGACCTCCCAAATCTTTACGGTTCATGGCCTTGTAAGTTTCACCCTGGCTATCCTCCTGCTGTTCCTCGGCAAAACCTTGGTCCAGCACAACGCCTTACTGCGTCAGTACTGTATTCCCGAATCAGTGGTGGGCGGTTTCGTGTGTGCAGCGGTTACCTCCCTTCTTTACTTCGGTCTCAATATCCAGATCGAATTCGACCTGCAAGTACGCGACACCTTATTGTTGTATTTCTTTGCCGGCATCGGCTTGAAATCGGACATGCGCCAACTGCTCAAGGGCGGGCGCCCGTTACTGATCCTGCTGTTGCTTGCCAGTGCGTTTATCGTCCTGCAAAACGTACTGGGCATGGGCATGGCCGAGGCGTTTGGGCTCGACCCCAAGGCCGGTTTGATGGTCGGTTCAATATCCCTCACCGGTGGGGTGGGCACTACCCTGGCGTGGGCACCGCTGTTTGTCGAAAAGCTGGGAATAACAAACGCCCATGAACTGGGCATCGCCAGCAACACCGTCGGCCTGATTGCCGCTTGCGTGATCGGCGGCCCTATCGCCAACCAACTGATACAGCGTTATCGCCTGACCCCGTCCCGGGAAGGCGAGCTGGAAATCGGCATCCTCGAGCACCAACGCAACAAGGCGGTGGACTACTACGACGTGCTCTGGGCGTGGATGTGGCTCAACCTGACCCTGATGCTCGGCTATGGCCTCAACCTGTTGCTGGTGGATGCCGGCATCACCCTACCCAAATTCGTCAGTTGCCTGTTCGCCGGTATCGTCATTCACCATATCGTTCTGGCCGTACTGGGTGACAAGCGGCTGAAAAGCTGGAGTGGCGCTAGCCTGGGCCTGGCACTGATCTCTGATATCTGTCTGGGCATGTTTTTGACCATGGCCCTGATGGGCCTGCAACTATGGCAGCTCAGCGGCGCGCTGCTGTTCATTCTGTGCACCTTGACCCTGCAAGTGCTGCTGACGGTTGTTTATACCTACTTTGTGGTGTTCCGCTTCATGGGCCGCAATTACGAAGCCAGCGTCATTGCTTCGGGGTTCGGCGGGATCACCTTGGGTTCTACGGCGACGGCCATCGTCAACATGACCACCGTGACGCAAAAATACGGTGCAGCCCACCAGGCCTTCCTGATAGTACCGCTGGTGTGTGGCTTTTTCATTGACCTGGTCAATGCCATCATCATCGGCATGTTCAGTGGTATTTAG
- a CDS encoding GNAT family protein, with translation MMISLSTALFRVYYSAVHGIASRDDSHDQIEAWAPANIDPERWANHLLEINPFVVEKEG, from the coding sequence ATGATGATCTCCTTATCGACAGCATTGTTTCGCGTCTATTACTCCGCCGTTCATGGTATCGCATCACGCGATGACTCCCACGACCAGATCGAGGCCTGGGCGCCCGCGAATATTGACCCGGAGCGCTGGGCGAATCACCTGCTCGAAATTAACCCGTTCGTGGTGGAGAAAGAGGGATGA
- a CDS encoding LysE family translocator, producing MDFHALLAFTLVAAIAIASPGPATLMAINNSLAYGPRYALWSSLGNACGLFCLSAAAMLGLGALLASSEWMFNAVKIMGAGYLFYLGAKQLMKKSPMLTDAVQADQHALKPSRLKLYKSAMLTAATNPKATMFFTALFPQFIDQSAALLPQFLILTSIFMALSLASLSLYAALAARAKGMLTRPKFSLWVSRLVGSTFICFGAAILTMRRQVAA from the coding sequence ATGGATTTTCACGCGCTTCTCGCTTTTACCCTGGTTGCGGCGATTGCCATTGCCAGCCCGGGGCCTGCCACCTTGATGGCGATCAACAACAGCCTCGCTTATGGGCCGCGTTATGCACTGTGGTCTTCGCTGGGCAATGCCTGCGGCCTGTTTTGCCTGTCGGCGGCTGCCATGCTGGGGCTGGGCGCCTTGCTCGCCAGCTCTGAATGGATGTTTAACGCGGTGAAGATCATGGGCGCTGGTTACTTGTTCTATTTGGGCGCCAAGCAGTTGATGAAAAAGAGTCCGATGCTCACGGACGCTGTTCAAGCGGATCAACATGCACTTAAACCATCGCGACTGAAGCTGTACAAGTCGGCCATGCTGACCGCAGCCACTAACCCCAAAGCGACGATGTTCTTCACCGCGTTGTTCCCGCAGTTCATCGACCAGAGCGCAGCCCTGCTACCGCAGTTTCTGATCCTTACGTCGATATTCATGGCTTTGTCGTTGGCTTCATTGAGCCTGTATGCCGCACTGGCTGCCCGGGCCAAGGGCATGCTGACACGGCCGAAGTTTTCGCTGTGGGTCAGTCGGCTGGTGGGTTCGACGTTCATTTGTTTCGGCGCTGCCATTCTCACAATGCGTCGCCAGGTTGCTGCGTAA
- a CDS encoding alpha/beta fold hydrolase — MSKSPRTSETTTPTKGPQATGRKRRVRKDGDVPGNPLQHELIGTAANQTLAGNPLVSVRPADLASSAGYLFKAVGTSPLKAGAHLGGYLKALRGIVAGNACIAPDPKDKRFADPAWQSNAFLRALLQSYLAGQSELTRFIESTDLAPLEKSRARFVAALLADALAPSNSPLTNPAALRKLVDTGGMSLARGVRQFGEDMLNNRGLPRQVDSTPFKVGENIATAKGEVVFRTEMFELLQFAPTTEKVYARPLVMSPPQINKYYAIDLSPEKSLIKWIQDSGVNLFVISWRNPTREHRDWGLSDYALCLDQAVDVARRITGSPDVNMWGSCSGGITLAAYLGWLAARGENHKVANTSWAVCVLDMPSALDDTTLGLFTTPSALRAAKASSRRKGVLSGQGMARMFAWMRPNDLIWNYWVNNYLLGNKPPAFDILAWNNDTTRLPAQLHADYLDLIQQNPYSNPGALEIAGESIDMTQVKVGAYVVGGTTDHITPWQGCYGTARLFGEDTTYVLSNAGHLQSLVNPPGNPKSFYYAAPAAAEAPETWLQNAGERQQGSWWPHWREWIGQRSGDSLPAPKKLGSRKYPPLCPAPGTYVMER, encoded by the coding sequence ATGAGCAAATCCCCCCGAACAAGCGAGACCACAACGCCCACCAAAGGCCCGCAGGCGACCGGCCGAAAGCGTCGCGTTCGCAAGGATGGCGATGTCCCGGGCAATCCCCTGCAACACGAACTGATCGGCACGGCGGCCAACCAGACCCTGGCAGGCAATCCGCTTGTCAGCGTGCGCCCGGCCGACCTGGCCAGCTCGGCCGGCTACCTGTTCAAGGCCGTGGGCACGTCGCCGCTCAAAGCTGGCGCTCATCTGGGCGGCTACCTGAAGGCGTTGCGCGGCATCGTCGCTGGCAACGCCTGCATTGCGCCAGATCCGAAGGACAAGCGCTTCGCCGATCCGGCCTGGCAATCCAACGCCTTCCTGCGTGCACTGCTGCAGAGCTACCTGGCCGGCCAAAGTGAGTTGACCCGCTTCATCGAGTCCACCGACCTTGCCCCGTTGGAAAAGAGCCGAGCCCGGTTCGTAGCAGCACTTTTGGCCGATGCACTGGCACCGAGCAACTCGCCGCTAACCAATCCGGCGGCGCTGCGCAAACTGGTGGACACCGGTGGCATGAGCCTGGCCAGGGGCGTGCGTCAGTTCGGCGAGGATATGCTGAACAACCGCGGGCTGCCGAGACAGGTCGACAGCACGCCGTTCAAGGTAGGAGAAAACATCGCCACGGCTAAGGGCGAAGTGGTGTTTCGCACCGAGATGTTCGAGCTGCTGCAGTTCGCACCCACCACCGAAAAGGTTTATGCCCGACCCTTGGTGATGTCGCCGCCGCAAATCAACAAGTACTACGCCATCGACTTGTCGCCGGAGAAAAGCCTGATCAAGTGGATCCAGGACAGCGGCGTGAACCTCTTCGTCATCAGTTGGCGCAATCCCACCCGCGAGCATCGCGACTGGGGCTTGTCCGATTACGCGCTGTGCCTGGACCAGGCTGTGGACGTGGCGCGCAGGATAACTGGTAGCCCGGATGTGAACATGTGGGGCTCCTGCTCGGGTGGCATCACCCTGGCGGCCTACCTGGGCTGGCTGGCGGCCCGTGGCGAAAACCACAAGGTGGCCAACACCAGCTGGGCCGTGTGCGTGCTCGACATGCCCTCGGCGCTGGACGACACCACCTTAGGGCTGTTCACCACCCCGTCCGCGCTGCGCGCGGCCAAGGCCAGCTCACGGCGCAAGGGCGTTCTGAGCGGCCAGGGCATGGCCCGCATGTTCGCCTGGATGCGGCCCAACGACTTGATCTGGAACTACTGGGTCAACAACTACCTGTTGGGTAATAAGCCGCCGGCCTTCGACATCCTTGCCTGGAACAACGACACCACGCGGCTACCCGCCCAACTGCACGCGGACTACCTCGACCTGATCCAGCAGAACCCCTACAGCAACCCGGGCGCCCTGGAGATTGCCGGCGAGTCAATCGACATGACCCAGGTGAAGGTGGGGGCCTATGTGGTTGGCGGCACCACTGACCACATCACCCCCTGGCAAGGCTGTTATGGCACCGCCCGGCTGTTTGGCGAGGACACAACCTACGTGCTGTCCAACGCCGGCCACCTGCAGAGTCTGGTAAACCCGCCGGGCAACCCCAAGTCGTTCTACTACGCGGCGCCTGCCGCCGCCGAGGCCCCGGAAACCTGGCTGCAGAATGCCGGGGAGCGCCAGCAAGGCAGCTGGTGGCCGCATTGGCGCGAATGGATCGGGCAGCGCTCGGGCGACAGCCTGCCCGCGCCGAAGAAACTCGGCTCGCGCAAGTACCCACCCCTCTGCCCCGCACCTGGCACCTATGTCATGGAGCGTTGA
- a CDS encoding DUF3616 domain-containing protein: MNTRSHAVLLSFDPALASLRDGLSVAQQIGDTLWVANDETTSLERLKIQAAAPGEVLMCDAHRSFQLQAFLDLPIPKSDAEIDIEGLAYDRGYLWVVGSHSLKRKTAEADKPAQKNIKRLSTVEADGNRFLLARIPVLQEPDGYALVRKVDADGRTAAQLQGNTIGNDLTAQITEDDQLRDFLRIPGKDNGFDIEGLVVIGSRLLLGLRGPVLRGWAVLLEIEPELSDGSTDTLVLKKIGPQGRRYRKHFFALNGLGVRDLCISGDDLLILAGPTMNQDGPVTVFRWRGGFTSDAENVVFVDQLEQVVEVPFGQGDDHAEGMCLFESGEPPGEQLLILYDSASQGRKHGDTEVEGDLFVLS; the protein is encoded by the coding sequence ATGAACACGCGCAGCCATGCAGTGCTATTGAGCTTTGATCCGGCGTTAGCGTCATTGCGCGATGGCCTTTCGGTTGCTCAGCAAATTGGCGACACACTGTGGGTGGCCAACGATGAAACCACGAGCCTGGAACGCCTGAAAATTCAGGCCGCTGCGCCCGGTGAAGTGTTGATGTGCGATGCGCACCGGTCATTTCAGCTCCAGGCGTTTCTGGACTTGCCCATACCCAAGTCCGACGCCGAGATCGACATCGAAGGCTTGGCCTATGACAGGGGTTACCTCTGGGTGGTGGGTTCTCATAGCCTCAAGCGCAAGACGGCTGAAGCCGACAAGCCTGCGCAGAAGAACATCAAGCGACTGTCGACGGTGGAGGCGGACGGCAATCGTTTTCTGCTCGCTCGCATCCCTGTGCTGCAGGAGCCTGACGGCTATGCACTTGTCAGGAAGGTGGACGCTGATGGACGCACGGCTGCGCAGCTACAGGGCAACACGATCGGTAACGACCTGACCGCGCAAATTACGGAAGACGATCAGCTGCGCGACTTCCTGCGCATCCCCGGTAAAGACAACGGTTTTGATATCGAAGGTTTGGTGGTAATCGGCTCGCGCCTCTTGCTGGGGCTGCGTGGCCCCGTGCTTCGCGGTTGGGCTGTACTGCTGGAGATCGAGCCCGAGCTGTCCGATGGTTCTACTGACACGCTGGTGCTGAAGAAGATTGGCCCCCAGGGACGCCGCTACCGCAAACATTTCTTCGCGTTAAACGGACTGGGTGTACGCGACCTGTGCATCAGCGGCGACGATCTGCTGATCCTCGCGGGCCCGACCATGAACCAGGACGGGCCGGTAACGGTGTTTCGCTGGCGCGGTGGCTTTACGTCCGACGCGGAAAATGTGGTCTTTGTCGATCAACTGGAGCAAGTAGTGGAGGTGCCTTTCGGCCAAGGTGACGATCACGCTGAGGGGATGTGTTTGTTTGAGTCGGGGGAACCACCCGGGGAGCAGCTGTTGATCCTCTACGACTCTGCGTCGCAGGGGCGCAAACACGGCGATACGGAGGTGGAAGGGGATCTGTTCGTTTTGAGTTAG
- a CDS encoding LuxR C-terminal-related transcriptional regulator: protein MISAQTLRKLRYLVHHEGVSVREAARRLCISRNTAKRWLSAPQGGQPRYPQRATAAGLLDRYKEHLLLWLKAGIDSGERQRSSVATYFECLQAIGFPGSKSLVYRYCRSWKLQLNNAPGRAGSVPLNVEPEEACTFVGLTTREREVLSWVARGRSCREIASSMGIASLTVRKHRCNILGKCGLHSTAQLVAFAVGTLQRQGQAQDQLALSRLSARERQVVMCLAKGLTSKEIAKCLRISPATVRKHREHAMKSMGVHTMASLMWYAVGGERS from the coding sequence GTGATCAGCGCGCAGACTCTGCGAAAACTCCGGTATCTGGTACACCATGAAGGTGTCTCGGTGCGTGAAGCTGCCCGACGCCTGTGTATCTCCAGAAACACTGCCAAACGTTGGCTGTCCGCACCGCAAGGGGGACAGCCACGTTACCCGCAACGCGCAACGGCTGCGGGGCTGCTTGACCGCTACAAGGAGCACCTGCTGCTCTGGCTCAAGGCGGGTATCGACAGCGGCGAGCGTCAACGCAGCAGCGTTGCCACCTACTTCGAGTGCCTGCAGGCCATCGGTTTTCCTGGTAGCAAGAGCCTGGTTTACCGCTACTGCCGGTCCTGGAAGTTGCAACTGAACAATGCACCCGGCCGTGCGGGTTCTGTGCCACTCAATGTTGAGCCTGAAGAGGCTTGTACGTTTGTCGGGCTGACCACCCGGGAGCGGGAGGTGCTCAGTTGGGTTGCCAGGGGCCGGTCCTGCCGGGAAATCGCCTCATCGATGGGGATCGCGTCCCTTACCGTGCGTAAACATCGATGCAACATTCTTGGCAAGTGTGGTCTGCATAGCACTGCGCAGTTAGTCGCATTCGCCGTCGGCACGCTGCAACGGCAGGGCCAGGCCCAGGATCAGTTGGCACTTTCCCGGCTCAGCGCGCGTGAGCGGCAAGTTGTGATGTGCCTGGCTAAAGGATTGACCAGTAAAGAAATTGCCAAATGCCTACGTATCAGTCCTGCAACGGTGCGCAAGCATCGTGAGCACGCCATGAAGTCTATGGGGGTGCACACCATGGCATCGCTCATGTGGTATGCCGTTGGCGGTGAGCGCTCATGA
- a CDS encoding NUDIX hydrolase codes for MSPNKACPIILAGTAAPRILLFRHPLAGVQLVKGTIEPGETPAQAALRELSEESGIDAATVVCDLGCWSAGHLDQVWSFQRCEAHVPLSEQWTHQTLDDHGHAFSFFWAPLNDLPLAHCHPVFQRALLYVKSALAKHA; via the coding sequence ATGTCACCCAACAAAGCTTGCCCCATTATTCTGGCGGGCACGGCCGCCCCACGCATCTTGTTATTCCGCCATCCGCTGGCAGGCGTGCAGTTGGTCAAAGGGACGATCGAACCCGGTGAAACACCTGCCCAGGCCGCGTTACGCGAGTTAAGCGAAGAGTCCGGAATCGACGCTGCTACCGTTGTCTGCGACTTGGGCTGTTGGAGCGCGGGCCATCTGGATCAGGTGTGGTCATTTCAACGGTGTGAGGCGCACGTTCCGTTGTCGGAGCAATGGACTCACCAAACACTCGACGATCATGGCCACGCCTTCAGTTTCTTTTGGGCGCCTCTCAATGATTTGCCGCTTGCCCATTGCCATCCGGTCTTTCAACGCGCGTTGCTGTATGTGAAAAGCGCGTTGGCCAAGCATGCATAA
- a CDS encoding EAL domain-containing protein, producing the protein MNRKRIVWGSVLLGLPCVLLPVLLMGYLAWVLNLHAAQQRLDTLAAVASSRASGTFHEAGEALKSIAGSSFAPCTPEGIDAMRLLTINTFSVKSVGYVEEEIYACDSWGAVGHSVTPWQEDFTTADGVRVSLGVQPNLVSAKPMMALQYAAFNVLVDPEQFLQVMVEDDLQLAVGTAAGHLVSASRPGVERFLSRVHSGSAKGLEEGYLYTVVHNGDWVAIAALSRQELLQGLVRKEMLLLPVGGLLAGVLAVMLIKRTRQRLSPLAELGRAVRNREFIVHYQPIMNLSDGRCVGAEALLRWRRCDGSLVRPDLFIPLAEQSGLILPITDQLIDSVLHDLGPLLVQERSLHVAINLAAEDVSSGRFLPKLEMALRRSGVLPNQIWLEATERGFMQIDAACATVDRARALGHLAAIDDFGTGFSSLQHLQQLPLDILKIDKSFVDSIGADATAGPVTSHIIEMAKSLQLKMVAEGIETQAQLDYLRGQGVHFGQGWLFAKALPAEAFEAFYQAHAGMAVEHAA; encoded by the coding sequence ATGAATCGAAAACGTATTGTCTGGGGAAGCGTCCTCCTGGGGCTTCCGTGTGTCCTGCTGCCGGTGTTGTTGATGGGCTATCTGGCCTGGGTGTTGAATCTGCACGCTGCCCAGCAGCGCCTGGACACTTTGGCTGCGGTTGCTTCCAGCCGGGCCAGCGGCACCTTCCACGAGGCTGGCGAAGCACTCAAGAGCATCGCCGGCTCCAGCTTCGCGCCGTGCACACCAGAAGGTATCGACGCGATGCGTCTGTTGACCATCAACACCTTCTCGGTGAAGTCGGTTGGCTATGTCGAGGAAGAAATCTACGCCTGCGATTCTTGGGGCGCGGTGGGACACTCTGTGACGCCCTGGCAAGAGGACTTCACCACCGCCGACGGCGTACGCGTGTCGCTCGGCGTGCAGCCGAACCTTGTCTCGGCGAAACCGATGATGGCGCTGCAATACGCGGCGTTCAATGTATTGGTAGACCCCGAGCAGTTCCTCCAGGTAATGGTCGAAGACGATCTGCAGTTGGCCGTCGGTACTGCTGCAGGCCACTTGGTCAGTGCGTCGCGGCCGGGGGTGGAGCGATTTTTAAGTCGCGTGCATTCGGGCTCGGCCAAGGGGCTTGAGGAGGGGTATCTCTATACCGTGGTACACAACGGCGACTGGGTGGCCATTGCCGCACTGTCGCGTCAGGAGTTACTGCAAGGCCTGGTTCGCAAAGAGATGCTGTTATTGCCCGTTGGCGGGCTGCTCGCCGGCGTGCTGGCGGTGATGCTCATCAAGCGTACGCGTCAGCGCTTGTCGCCGCTGGCCGAACTCGGCAGGGCGGTGCGCAATCGCGAGTTCATCGTGCATTATCAGCCGATCATGAACCTGAGTGATGGCCGCTGTGTGGGGGCCGAAGCGCTACTGCGCTGGCGCCGCTGCGATGGCAGTTTGGTGCGTCCTGACCTGTTCATTCCACTGGCTGAGCAGAGCGGCTTGATCTTGCCGATCACCGACCAGTTGATCGACAGCGTACTGCATGACCTCGGCCCACTGCTGGTGCAGGAGCGCAGCCTGCACGTGGCGATCAACCTGGCGGCCGAAGACGTTAGCAGTGGCCGCTTCCTGCCCAAACTGGAGATGGCCCTGCGCCGCAGCGGAGTGCTCCCGAACCAGATCTGGCTGGAGGCTACAGAGCGTGGCTTTATGCAGATCGATGCTGCCTGTGCAACCGTTGACCGCGCACGGGCGTTGGGCCATCTGGCCGCCATCGATGATTTCGGCACCGGTTTCTCCAGCCTCCAGCACCTGCAGCAATTGCCGTTGGATATTCTCAAGATCGACAAATCGTTCGTGGATAGCATCGGCGCGGATGCTACGGCGGGCCCAGTGACCAGCCACATCATCGAAATGGCCAAGAGCCTGCAGCTGAAAATGGTCGCGGAGGGCATCGAGACCCAGGCCCAGCTGGACTACCTGCGCGGACAAGGGGTGCACTTCGGGCAGGGCTGGTTGTTCGCCAAAGCGTTGCCTGCTGAGGCGTTCGAAGCCTTCTATCAGGCCCATGCGGGCATGGCTGTTGAGCACGCGGCATAA
- a CDS encoding universal stress protein, translating into MTSLNHVLVATDLSTSARNAAERAAQLSKAQHASLDLLYVANPAPFERLKQAVVPDDDLLKHALETAREKTHELADRLFQRYDIAAGVQVAPGSVVTEITRVVQDKHSNLLVCGAKGHSLARRLLLGSTVQRMLNRMLCPLLVVKHAPRDAYRTVLVPVDFSPSSLRSIELAKSIAPQAEIVLLHVFEAPFEGSMRFAHIDQDTLTHYRNVIRKDAAEQLATLSAAAGLSNARQIVVHGDPSWRIVEQEQELDCDLIVIGKQGESALEELLIGSVTKHVLNESQCDVLVSL; encoded by the coding sequence ATGACCTCGTTGAACCACGTACTGGTTGCCACTGACTTGTCGACCTCTGCCCGCAACGCGGCAGAGCGGGCGGCACAATTGAGCAAGGCGCAGCACGCGTCACTGGATTTGCTGTACGTCGCAAATCCGGCCCCTTTCGAGCGTCTCAAGCAGGCAGTGGTACCTGATGACGATTTGTTGAAACACGCGCTAGAGACAGCAAGAGAAAAAACTCACGAACTGGCAGACCGGCTGTTCCAACGCTATGACATCGCCGCTGGCGTACAGGTGGCCCCTGGTTCGGTTGTCACGGAAATCACCCGTGTGGTGCAAGACAAACACTCCAATTTGCTGGTGTGTGGGGCGAAAGGACATAGCCTGGCCCGTCGCCTGCTGCTGGGTTCTACCGTGCAAAGAATGCTGAACCGTATGCTCTGCCCTTTGCTGGTGGTCAAGCACGCACCCCGCGATGCATACCGTACCGTGCTCGTTCCCGTTGATTTTTCGCCGTCATCGCTCCGGTCCATCGAACTCGCGAAGTCGATTGCCCCGCAAGCCGAGATCGTACTCCTGCACGTATTCGAAGCCCCGTTCGAGGGGAGCATGCGGTTCGCCCACATTGACCAAGACACCCTCACTCACTACCGAAATGTCATCCGCAAAGACGCGGCGGAACAACTCGCCACCCTGAGCGCTGCCGCTGGGCTGTCCAATGCTCGGCAAATCGTGGTGCACGGTGACCCGTCCTGGCGGATCGTTGAACAGGAGCAAGAGCTGGACTGCGATCTGATCGTGATTGGCAAGCAGGGTGAAAGCGCACTGGAAGAGCTGTTGATCGGCAGCGTCACCAAGCATGTCCTTAACGAATCGCAGTGTGATGTGCTGGTGTCACTGTAG
- a CDS encoding DUF2986 domain-containing protein codes for MNRQKKIKQLLKAHAKKASAKLAPKNKPKYICKADRLKLEAESSCEPNIPAE; via the coding sequence ATGAACCGTCAGAAAAAAATAAAGCAGCTTTTAAAGGCACACGCCAAAAAAGCCAGCGCCAAATTGGCACCGAAAAACAAGCCTAAATACATTTGTAAAGCTGACCGATTGAAACTGGAAGCTGAATCCAGTTGCGAGCCAAACATTCCCGCAGAGTAA
- a CDS encoding DUF3053 domain-containing protein, whose product MNVSFRPHWLLALALPLALIACGNDEPEQRAAFTQFLQTRIIDKPGVRVPKLTPDESKAFGDYRVHYAVITDFNGEMDATVKPLGSLVQKGSMRSLNDVISRRDDIKAIQTGLNDMAAQLKQQQAKADSAHAQLKQPEDLKVVYDKAFEKTVSVPANTFLQVLPQINSTLDSSLKVADYVNAHKAQIEINGPVVKVQDPNVQAELNTLLQELNAQAQTIQQAQVRMQAVMLGR is encoded by the coding sequence ATGAACGTCTCGTTTCGCCCTCATTGGCTACTCGCCCTCGCCCTTCCCCTCGCCCTCATCGCCTGCGGCAATGATGAACCTGAACAGCGCGCCGCGTTCACCCAGTTTTTGCAAACTCGTATCATCGACAAGCCCGGTGTCCGCGTCCCCAAGCTGACGCCGGATGAGTCGAAGGCGTTTGGCGACTACCGCGTACATTACGCAGTGATCACCGACTTCAATGGCGAGATGGACGCGACGGTAAAACCCCTGGGCAGCCTGGTGCAGAAAGGCTCGATGCGCTCATTGAATGATGTCATTTCACGCCGTGACGATATCAAGGCGATTCAAACCGGCCTGAACGACATGGCCGCGCAGCTCAAGCAGCAACAGGCAAAAGCCGATAGCGCCCACGCCCAGCTCAAGCAACCGGAAGACTTGAAGGTGGTGTATGACAAAGCCTTCGAAAAAACCGTCAGCGTCCCGGCCAACACCTTCCTGCAAGTGCTGCCGCAAATCAACAGCACCCTCGACAGCAGCCTGAAAGTGGCCGATTACGTCAATGCCCACAAGGCACAGATCGAAATCAATGGCCCGGTGGTCAAGGTCCAGGACCCTAACGTGCAGGCGGAGTTGAACACGCTGCTGCAGGAGTTGAACGCCCAGGCTCAAACCATTCAACAGGCTCAAGTACGCATGCAGGCGGTCATGCTCGGGCGCTAA